Proteins co-encoded in one Natronorubrum daqingense genomic window:
- the glyS gene encoding glycine--tRNA ligase: MSEHQHTEPTEDATEPTSEKLVELAKRRGYFFQSSGAYGGVGGFYTFGPQGASLKGNVEDAWRDRFAVAEGNMEIDAPTIMPEPVFEASGHLDGFDDMLVECTDCGESHRADHVVEDNTEYEDAESLPIPEVEEVIAEHELVCPNCGAGLAGQAVDAFNLMFATNIGPGDSDPGYLRPETAQGIFVEFPRLKEYARNQLPFGVTQIGRAYRNEISPRRSIIRTREFTQAELEYFVDPEEDEPDLEAVADVAVTLYPASEQNAEDGDEIETTIGDAVEEGIIGDEWVAYFLGVAKPWYDAVGVEMDRFRFRQHLSGERAHYAADCWDAESEIDGNWIEMAGFAYRGDYDLSKHAEHSGDRFTVFKQYDEPKTVERATVDPDMSYLGPEFGGDAQAVVEELETLALRDRAAFEDESVEIELEGESHEIPVEKTGFAVEEQTEAGEHIVPHVVEPSFGVDRLVYTVLHHAYREDEVDGEERTYLELEPEVAPTFVGVFPLQSDDELEAVADDVVDDLREAGLSIAYDDSGNIGRRYRRQDEVGTPFCVTIDYETVEDDETTVTVRERDTTDQKRLSVEGLAETLSAIRAGDLEFEEL; encoded by the coding sequence ATGAGTGAACATCAGCACACGGAACCGACCGAAGACGCGACGGAACCGACGAGCGAGAAACTGGTCGAACTGGCCAAGCGTCGGGGCTACTTCTTCCAGTCCTCGGGAGCCTACGGCGGCGTCGGCGGCTTCTACACCTTCGGCCCGCAGGGAGCCTCGTTGAAGGGCAACGTCGAGGACGCCTGGCGCGACCGCTTCGCCGTCGCCGAGGGGAACATGGAGATCGACGCGCCGACGATCATGCCCGAACCCGTCTTCGAGGCGTCTGGCCACCTCGACGGTTTCGACGACATGCTCGTCGAGTGCACCGACTGCGGCGAGAGCCACCGCGCGGATCACGTCGTCGAAGACAACACGGAGTACGAGGATGCCGAGAGCCTCCCCATTCCGGAGGTCGAGGAGGTCATTGCCGAACACGAACTCGTCTGTCCGAACTGCGGAGCCGGCCTCGCGGGGCAGGCCGTCGATGCCTTCAACCTCATGTTCGCGACGAACATCGGCCCCGGCGACTCCGATCCGGGCTACCTGCGCCCCGAGACCGCACAGGGTATCTTCGTCGAGTTCCCCCGACTCAAGGAGTACGCCCGAAATCAGCTTCCGTTCGGCGTGACCCAGATCGGTCGGGCCTACCGCAACGAGATCAGCCCGCGGCGCTCCATTATTCGGACCCGCGAGTTCACGCAGGCCGAACTCGAGTACTTCGTCGATCCCGAGGAGGACGAACCAGATCTCGAAGCGGTGGCGGACGTCGCGGTGACGCTCTATCCCGCGAGCGAGCAAAACGCCGAGGACGGCGACGAGATCGAGACGACCATCGGCGACGCCGTCGAGGAGGGCATTATCGGCGACGAGTGGGTCGCCTACTTCCTCGGCGTCGCGAAACCGTGGTACGACGCCGTCGGCGTCGAGATGGATCGCTTCCGGTTCCGCCAGCACCTCTCGGGCGAGCGCGCCCACTACGCCGCAGATTGCTGGGACGCCGAGAGTGAGATCGATGGAAACTGGATCGAGATGGCCGGCTTCGCCTACCGCGGGGACTACGACCTCTCGAAACACGCCGAGCACTCCGGCGACCGATTCACCGTCTTCAAGCAGTACGACGAGCCGAAGACGGTCGAGCGCGCCACCGTCGACCCCGACATGAGCTACCTCGGTCCGGAATTCGGCGGCGACGCACAAGCTGTCGTCGAGGAACTCGAGACGCTGGCCCTCCGCGACCGCGCGGCATTCGAGGACGAAAGCGTCGAAATCGAACTCGAGGGCGAGAGCCACGAAATCCCCGTCGAGAAGACCGGCTTCGCGGTCGAAGAGCAGACGGAGGCGGGCGAGCACATCGTCCCCCACGTGGTCGAACCCTCCTTCGGCGTCGATCGACTGGTCTACACCGTCCTCCACCACGCCTACCGCGAGGACGAGGTCGACGGCGAGGAGCGAACGTACCTCGAGCTCGAGCCCGAAGTCGCTCCGACCTTCGTCGGCGTCTTCCCGCTGCAAAGCGACGACGAACTCGAGGCCGTGGCGGACGACGTGGTCGACGACCTTCGGGAGGCAGGGCTCTCGATCGCCTACGACGACTCGGGCAACATCGGCCGGCGCTACCGCCGCCAGGATGAGGTCGGCACGCCGTTTTGCGTGACGATCGACTACGAGACCGTCGAGGACGACGAGACGACCGTTACGGTTCGCGAACGAGACACGACCGACCAGAAGCGACTATCCGTTGAGGGACTGGCGGAGACGCTCTCGGCGATTCGAGCGGGCGATCTCGAGTTCGAGGAGTTGTAA